A stretch of Lactiplantibacillus brownii DNA encodes these proteins:
- a CDS encoding LCP family protein yields the protein MRHMGHHSKAKPWLIAGGIIALIAIITVGVIIRQAQARYQSSVYTGTSSNQAINANQPISILLLGVDTGADGRIDKGNSDTIMIVTINPKTKKTVITSIPRDTLALMVGTKTPNVQKLNAAYNIGGSKMAKASVSKLFNVPINYYATINMGGLKQMVNAVGGVTITSDMDVTFDHITTTKGTHHLNGKQALSYTRMRYQDPRGDYGRQLRQQQVMKAVLTKLTKTTSATHYSALLSSLKGNLKTDLSFDDIISLATHDRANVKNIKSTQVVGTGAWINTSSYQILSTQKLQAASDALRTQLGLSTEKLSNTETQLNALNPSYDGVNNQNYDTNGLDTITYTDGTY from the coding sequence ATGCGACATATGGGACATCATTCAAAAGCAAAACCATGGTTGATTGCAGGAGGCATCATCGCGCTCATCGCAATCATCACCGTGGGGGTCATAATTCGACAAGCACAGGCCCGTTACCAATCATCCGTTTACACTGGTACCAGTAGCAATCAGGCCATTAACGCCAATCAACCGATCAGTATTCTATTGCTCGGCGTCGACACCGGGGCAGACGGTCGGATCGATAAGGGTAATTCTGACACGATCATGATCGTGACCATTAACCCTAAGACGAAAAAAACCGTGATCACAAGTATTCCACGCGATACCTTAGCACTGATGGTGGGCACCAAGACGCCAAACGTTCAAAAGTTAAACGCCGCTTATAATATTGGTGGTTCTAAAATGGCCAAGGCCAGCGTCAGCAAGCTATTCAACGTCCCAATCAACTATTATGCGACCATCAATATGGGTGGCCTGAAACAAATGGTAAATGCGGTTGGTGGCGTCACAATTACCAGCGACATGGACGTGACCTTTGACCACATCACAACGACCAAAGGGACACATCATCTCAATGGGAAACAAGCACTGAGCTATACGCGGATGCGTTATCAAGATCCGCGTGGTGACTACGGGCGACAGCTACGACAACAACAAGTCATGAAAGCCGTCCTCACTAAGCTCACCAAAACAACTTCCGCGACCCATTACAGTGCCTTACTGAGTTCACTCAAAGGTAATTTAAAGACTGACCTCAGCTTCGACGATATTATTTCACTAGCGACGCATGATCGCGCCAATGTGAAAAACATCAAATCCACGCAAGTCGTTGGGACTGGTGCTTGGATCAACACGAGTTCCTATCAAATTCTGAGCACCCAGAAGCTCCAAGCGGCATCAGATGCGCTACGAACACAGCTCGGATTATCAACTGAAAAGTTATCTAATACTGAAACACAACTCAATGCCCTTAATCCATCCTATGATGGCGTGAATAATCAAAATTACGAT